From the Drosophila gunungcola strain Sukarami unplaced genomic scaffold, Dgunungcola_SK_2 000114F, whole genome shotgun sequence genome, one window contains:
- the LOC128265329 gene encoding stromal interaction molecule homolog isoform X2: protein MGSGSADGACAADDFDCYNVQDRFGMEAIASLHRQLDDDDNGNIDLSESDDFLREELKYDSGYEKRQKAFHFNDDMHISVKELWEAWLRSEVHNWTIEQTTDWLAQSVQLPQYVDLFKLHKVTGAALPRLAVNNLQYVGNVLGIKDPIHKQKISLKAMDVVLFGPPRETGTRWKDYILVTLLLSAIIGCWYAYQQNKNAKRHLRRMAQDMEGLQRAEQSLQEMQKELERARMEQENVATEKLDLERRLKEAPTLSSSNSDLEVQQLKKEIEMLRNELSRAEFELVDNCWAPPPQLQSWLQYTYELENKNHQKKRASAEKQLQSAREACEKLRKKRSSLVGAFVSTHGKSIDDVDRSIVEARNSLGDVTNELQERLHRWKQIETCLGLNIVNNNGLPYLENVLYGRNGGLQSSMGGMSSTKGSRTRITNSTEDLDDESVQGKLNFENFSLLATE from the exons ATGGGCAGCGGTTCAGCAGATGGCGCGTGTGCTGCAGATGACTTCGATTGCTACAATGTCCAGGATCGCTTTGGCATGGAGGCCATTGCAAGCTTGCATCGCCAacttgatgatgatgataatggaAACATCGATTTGAGCGAATCTGATGAC TTTTTGCGGGAAGAATTGAAGTACGACTCAGGTTATGAAAAGCGGCAGAAAGCATTTCACTTTAATGACGATATGCACATATCTGTCAAAGAACTGTGGGAGGCTTGGCTGAGATCAGAGGTGCATAATTGGACGATCGAACAGACCACAGATTGGTTGGCACAATCTGTTCAGCTTCCTCAATACGTTGATCTTTTCAAATTACATAAGGTTACTGGAGCTGCTTTGCCAAG GTTAGCTGTGAATAACCTTCAGTATGTTGGCAATGTGCTTGGAATAAAAGACCCCATACATAAGCAAAAAATCTCATTAAAAGCAATGGACGTTGTTCTTTTTGGGCCACCGAGAG aaACCGGAACACGTTGGAAGGACTACATATTGGTCACTTTGTTGCTTAGCGCTATTATTGGTTGTTGGTATGCGTatcagcaaaataaaaacgccAAACGTCATCTGCGCCGCATGGCACAAGATATGGAAGGATTGCAGAGGGCTGAACAAAGCCTACAGGAAATGCAGAAG gaACTAGAAAGAGCCAGAATGGAACAAGAAAATGTAGCAACAGAAAAACTGGATTTGGAGCGACGTTTAAAGGAAGCCCCCACACTTAGCTCATCAAACTCTGATTTGGAAGTGCAGCAGCTCAAGAAGGAAATAGAGATGCTGCGTAATGAATTGTCGCGTGCCGAATTCGAGTTGGTTGATAATTGCTGGGCACCACCACCTCAGCTTCAATCGTGGCTGCAATACACCTACGAGCTGGAAAACAAGAATCATCAGAAAAAACGAGCATCCGCTGAAAAACAACTTCAGTCGGCCAGAGAGGCCTGCGAAAAACTGCGCAAGAAGCGATCAAGTTTGGTGGGAGCATTCGTTTCCACCCACGGTAAAAGTATTGATGATGTCGATCGATCGATTGTTGAGGCCCGAAATTCCCTTGGAGATGTTACAAACGAGTTGCAGGAGCGACTTCATCGCTGGAAGCAAATTGAGACATGCCTTGGCCTAAACATTGTGAATAATAATGGACTGCCTTACTTGGAGAATGTTCTGTATGGCCGAAATGGAGGCTTACAAAGTTCTATGGGTGGTATGAGTTCCACAAAAGGGTCTAGAA CACGTATTACCAACAGCACCGAAGACCTGGATGATGAGTCCGTACAAGGTAAGCTGAATTTTGAGAACTTTTCGCTGCTTGCCACGGAATAA
- the LOC128265326 gene encoding ran-binding protein 16 isoform X2, translated as MDIQQLEVLCKQLYEATDISVRAEAEEALVTFVNSQDALPKCQLLLDRADSSYAQLLAASTLTKLIQGLSLEQRIDIRSYALNYLATRPNLQHFVVQALVTLLAKITKFGWFDAYKGEMVFQNILEDVKKFLQGSVEHCTIGVQILSQLVCEMNSIVELDVHLSFSKNRKIATSYRDQQLYDTFLLSCSLLITARENSKTINFMDESQQALISHVLRLTKNCLSFDFIGSSTDESADDMNNVQIPTAWRPAFLDSNTLKLFFDLYQILPNGLASYSISCLVQMTSVRRSLFSNSERTKFLTHLVEGVRDILTSLHGLGNPDNYHEFCRLLARLKSNYQLGELIAVPCYPEAIELIAKFTVQSLHLWLFAPNSVHYLLTLWQRMVASVPYVKSPDPHFLGTYTPEVIKAYIDSRLDAVPLIVRDNLEDPLDDLCMVQQQLEQLSVIERCEYNKTCSLLVQHFDQKAREYENLLQTPNANPIDITIHELQLTWLVYIIGSAIVGRLSVTSDEHDTMDAELVIRVLQLMSLTDARLPQAGCEKLELAILSFLDQVRKMHSSEQAQKANVYKRLSEVFGLSDEQMLLSFINRKIITNLKFWGRSEPIITKTLMLLSDLSVHFNSVRKLARLEEVQFMLTHHTSEHFPFLGTNSTLSEMRCRTMFYTSLGRLLMFDLGEDEERFYSFLEPLTNQFESLGSVLMDTNIFPSDEAKKATIGLARDLRGLALPLNACIQYTMLFEWLYYADYLPILLRAMELWAHDPAVTTPVLKLFAELVHCRTQRLAGNVSSPMGILLFREASKLICIYGNRILHLDVPREQLYPMRLKGIAICFLILKNSLGGNYVNCGVFKLYGDNTLDNVLNIIAKLILSIQQSDLLEYPKLSSAYYSLLNCLSQDHVSYLAALEPAAFVYILKSLTKGLAALDSAIYISCCTILDSIVSYIFKQLQMKVSTFPNKKLRSLNQENAQFLKVVEINSELLQSMMSSLLNNVLAEDGRNQWSMSRPLLVLILLYEDYYRSLKDRIICAQPIEKQQTMAQWFDELMVGIERNVSSKNKEKFTQNLSTFRRDVVSLPKSTGNLTGDI; from the exons ATG GATATACAACAACTGGAGGTGCTCTGCAAGCAACTTTACGAGGCCACGGACATCAGCGTTCGTGCGGAAGCGGAGGAGGCCCTCGTCACATTCGTCAACAGCCAGGATGCGTTGCCAAAATGCCAGCTGCTATTGGACCGGGCCGATTCCAGCTACGCCCAACTCCTGGCCGCATCCACGCTGACCAAGCTCATCCAGGGACTCAGTCTGGAGCAGCGCATCGACATTCGCAGCTATGCCCTGAACTACCTGGCCACCAGACCCAATTTGCAGCACTTTGTGGTGCAGGCTTTGGTTACACTGCTGGCGAAGATCACGAAGTTCGGATGGTTCGATGCCTACAAGGGCGAAATGGTCTTTCAAAACATCCTGGAGGATGTCAAAAAGTTCTTGCAG GGTTCCGTCGAGCATTGCACAATTGGCGTCCAAATTCTATCGCAATTGGTTTGTGAAATGAACTCAATCGTGGAACTGGACGTGCACCTGTCCTTCtccaaaaatcggaaaatAGCCACTTCCTATCGGGACCAGCAGCTATATGACACCTTTCTGTTGTCCTGCTCACTATTGATCACAGCCCGtgaaaatagcaaaaccaTTAATTTTATGGATGAATCGCAGCAAGC GTTAATATCACATGTATTGCGTCTAACGAAAAATTGTCTGAGCTTTGACTTCATTGGCAGTTCCACCGACGAATCTGCAGATGATATGAACAATGTTCAG ATACCCACAGCTTGGCGTCCTGCATTCTTAGATTCGAACacacttaaacttttttttgatttataccAAATTTTGCCCAATGGTTTAGCTAGCTACTCCATATCCTGCCTGGTACAAATGACATCTGTGCGTCGGTCTCTTTTTAGTAATTCCGAGAGAACGAAATTTCTAACTCATTTGGTTGAAGGAGTCAGAGATATATTGACAAGTTTGCAC GGCTTGGGTAATCCGGATAACTATCACGAGTTCTGCCGCTTGCTGGCTCGCCTTAAGTCCAATTATCAATTAGGTGAACTCATAGCGGTCCCATGTTATCCAGAAGCAATCGAACTTATAGCTAAGTTTACCGTGCAATCCCTGCAT TTGTGGCTTTTTGCACCGAATAGTGTACATTATTTACTTACGCTGTGGCAACGTATGGTGGCCTCGGTGCCGTATGTTAAATCGCCGGATCCGCACTTTCTGGGCACATACACACCGGAAGTTATCAAGGCGTACATTGATTCGCGACTCGATGCTGTCCCCTTGATTGTCCGAGACAATTTGGAGGATCCACTAGACGATCTGTGTatggtgcagcagcagctggagcaATTGTCGGTTATCGAAAGGTGCGAGTATAACAAGACGTGTAGTCTTCTGGTCCAGCACTTTGATCAGAAGGCCCGTGAGTATGAGAACCTTTTGCAGACGCCCAACGCCAACCCCATAGACATCACCATACACGAGCTGCAACTAACGTGGCTGGTGTACATTATCGGGTCGGCCATAGTGGGCCGTCTATCCGTCACGAGTGACGAGCACGACACCATGGACGCAGAGCTCGTGATCAGGGTCTTGCAACTGATGAGTCTAACAGACGCTCGATTGCCCCAGGCTGGCTGCGAAAAGCTGGAGCTGGCAATACTCAGCTTTTTGGATCAGGTGCGAAAAATGCATAGCAGTGAGCAGGCCCAAAAAGCAAATGTATACAAGAGACTTAGTGAAGTATTTGGACTGAGTGACGAGCAGATGCtcttaagttttataaatcgTAAAAT tataacaaatttaaagttttgggGACGTTCTGAACCGATTATTACCAAAACCCTGATGCTACTATCCGATCTCTCTGTGCACTTCAACTCCGTGCGTAAACTTGCACGGCTGGAGGAAGTTCAATTTATGCTTACACATCACACAAGCGAACATTTTCCATTCCTAGGAACCAATTCCACATTGAGTGAAATGAGATGCCGCACCATGTTTTACACATCCTTGGGGCGATTGTTAATGTTTGATTTGGGCGAAGATGAGGAAAGATTCTATAGTTTTTTGGAACCTCTAACAA ATCAATTCGAATCCCTTGGTTCTGTGCTAATGGACACGAATATATTTCCTAGTGATGAGGCTAAAAAGGCCACTATTGGCTTGGCTCGTGACCTTCGTGGCTTGGCTCTGCCGCTCAATGCTTGCATTCAATATACGATGCTCTTTGAATGGCT TTACTATGCGGACTATTTGCCCATACTTTTGCGTGCGATGGAACTATGGGCTCACGATCCTGCCGTCACAACACCAGTGCTGAAATTGTTTGCCGAGTTGGTACACTGCCGCACCCAAAGGCTGGCAGGCAATGTGTCGAGCCCAATGGGCATTCTGTTATTTCGTGAGGCTTCAAAACTTATCTGTATATACGGCAATCGTATTCTGCATCTGGATGTTCCGCGTGAACAATTATATCCAATGAGACTTAAAGGAATTGCCATATGCTtcttaatcttaaaaaattcTCTAGGCGGAAACTATGTTAATTGTGGTGTATTCAAACTGTACGGAGACAATACATTAGACAATGTTCTGAATATTATCGCAAAGTTAATTCTTTCTATACAGCAGAGCGATTTGCTG GAATACCCAAAACTATCATCGGCGTACTACAGTTTACTAAATTGTCTTTCGCAAGACCATGTTTCTTACTTGGCCGCTTTGGAGCCGGCTGCATTCGTTTACATATTGAAAAGTCTTACTAAAGGACTTGCAGCGTTAG ACTCGGCCATTTATATTAGCTGCTGCACAATTTTAGACAGTATTGTTTCTTACATCTTTAAACAGCTACAGATGAAAG TTTCCACatttccaaacaaaaagcttcGGAGCTTGAATCAAGAAAATGCGCAATTCTTAAAG GTTGTTGAAATTAACTCTGAATTGCTACAGAGTATGATGTCCTCGTTGTTGAACAACGTTTTGGCTGAGGATGGTCGAAATCAGTGGTCTATGTCACGCCCATTGCTGGTTCTTATTTTACTTTATGAGGACTACTATCG CTCTCTAAAGGACAGAATTATCTGTGCGCAACCAATTGAAAAACAACAGACGATGGCTCAGTGGTTTGACGAACTTATGGTGGGAATCGAGCGAAATGTGTCcagtaaaaacaaagaaaa ATTTACTCAAAATTTGTCAACATTTCGGCGTGATGTGGTTAGCTTACCAAAGTCAACTGGAAATTTAACAG gtgatatataa
- the LOC128265326 gene encoding ran-binding protein 16 isoform X1, which produces MDIQQLEVLCKQLYEATDISVRAEAEEALVTFVNSQDALPKCQLLLDRADSSYAQLLAASTLTKLIQGLSLEQRIDIRSYALNYLATRPNLQHFVVQALVTLLAKITKFGWFDAYKGEMVFQNILEDVKKFLQGSVEHCTIGVQILSQLVCEMNSIVELDVHLSFSKNRKIATSYRDQQLYDTFLLSCSLLITARENSKTINFMDESQQALISHVLRLTKNCLSFDFIGSSTDESADDMNNVQIPTAWRPAFLDSNTLKLFFDLYQILPNGLASYSISCLVQMTSVRRSLFSNSERTKFLTHLVEGVRDILTSLHGLGNPDNYHEFCRLLARLKSNYQLGELIAVPCYPEAIELIAKFTVQSLHLWLFAPNSVHYLLTLWQRMVASVPYVKSPDPHFLGTYTPEVIKAYIDSRLDAVPLIVRDNLEDPLDDLCMVQQQLEQLSVIERCEYNKTCSLLVQHFDQKAREYENLLQTPNANPIDITIHELQLTWLVYIIGSAIVGRLSVTSDEHDTMDAELVIRVLQLMSLTDARLPQAGCEKLELAILSFLDQVRKMHSSEQAQKANVYKRLSEVFGLSDEQMLLSFINRKIITNLKFWGRSEPIITKTLMLLSDLSVHFNSVRKLARLEEVQFMLTHHTSEHFPFLGTNSTLSEMRCRTMFYTSLGRLLMFDLGEDEERFYSFLEPLTNQFESLGSVLMDTNIFPSDEAKKATIGLARDLRGLALPLNACIQYTMLFEWLYYADYLPILLRAMELWAHDPAVTTPVLKLFAELVHCRTQRLAGNVSSPMGILLFREASKLICIYGNRILHLDVPREQLYPMRLKGIAICFLILKNSLGGNYVNCGVFKLYGDNTLDNVLNIIAKLILSIQQSDLLEYPKLSSAYYSLLNCLSQDHVSYLAALEPAAFVYILKSLTKGLAALDSAIYISCCTILDSIVSYIFKQLQMKVSTFPNKKLRSLNQENAQFLKVVEINSELLQSMMSSLLNNVLAEDGRNQWSMSRPLLVLILLYEDYYRSLKDRIICAQPIEKQQTMAQWFDELMVGIERNVSSKNKEKFTQNLSTFRRDVVSLPKSTGNLTVQGYSRFVQSDI; this is translated from the exons ATG GATATACAACAACTGGAGGTGCTCTGCAAGCAACTTTACGAGGCCACGGACATCAGCGTTCGTGCGGAAGCGGAGGAGGCCCTCGTCACATTCGTCAACAGCCAGGATGCGTTGCCAAAATGCCAGCTGCTATTGGACCGGGCCGATTCCAGCTACGCCCAACTCCTGGCCGCATCCACGCTGACCAAGCTCATCCAGGGACTCAGTCTGGAGCAGCGCATCGACATTCGCAGCTATGCCCTGAACTACCTGGCCACCAGACCCAATTTGCAGCACTTTGTGGTGCAGGCTTTGGTTACACTGCTGGCGAAGATCACGAAGTTCGGATGGTTCGATGCCTACAAGGGCGAAATGGTCTTTCAAAACATCCTGGAGGATGTCAAAAAGTTCTTGCAG GGTTCCGTCGAGCATTGCACAATTGGCGTCCAAATTCTATCGCAATTGGTTTGTGAAATGAACTCAATCGTGGAACTGGACGTGCACCTGTCCTTCtccaaaaatcggaaaatAGCCACTTCCTATCGGGACCAGCAGCTATATGACACCTTTCTGTTGTCCTGCTCACTATTGATCACAGCCCGtgaaaatagcaaaaccaTTAATTTTATGGATGAATCGCAGCAAGC GTTAATATCACATGTATTGCGTCTAACGAAAAATTGTCTGAGCTTTGACTTCATTGGCAGTTCCACCGACGAATCTGCAGATGATATGAACAATGTTCAG ATACCCACAGCTTGGCGTCCTGCATTCTTAGATTCGAACacacttaaacttttttttgatttataccAAATTTTGCCCAATGGTTTAGCTAGCTACTCCATATCCTGCCTGGTACAAATGACATCTGTGCGTCGGTCTCTTTTTAGTAATTCCGAGAGAACGAAATTTCTAACTCATTTGGTTGAAGGAGTCAGAGATATATTGACAAGTTTGCAC GGCTTGGGTAATCCGGATAACTATCACGAGTTCTGCCGCTTGCTGGCTCGCCTTAAGTCCAATTATCAATTAGGTGAACTCATAGCGGTCCCATGTTATCCAGAAGCAATCGAACTTATAGCTAAGTTTACCGTGCAATCCCTGCAT TTGTGGCTTTTTGCACCGAATAGTGTACATTATTTACTTACGCTGTGGCAACGTATGGTGGCCTCGGTGCCGTATGTTAAATCGCCGGATCCGCACTTTCTGGGCACATACACACCGGAAGTTATCAAGGCGTACATTGATTCGCGACTCGATGCTGTCCCCTTGATTGTCCGAGACAATTTGGAGGATCCACTAGACGATCTGTGTatggtgcagcagcagctggagcaATTGTCGGTTATCGAAAGGTGCGAGTATAACAAGACGTGTAGTCTTCTGGTCCAGCACTTTGATCAGAAGGCCCGTGAGTATGAGAACCTTTTGCAGACGCCCAACGCCAACCCCATAGACATCACCATACACGAGCTGCAACTAACGTGGCTGGTGTACATTATCGGGTCGGCCATAGTGGGCCGTCTATCCGTCACGAGTGACGAGCACGACACCATGGACGCAGAGCTCGTGATCAGGGTCTTGCAACTGATGAGTCTAACAGACGCTCGATTGCCCCAGGCTGGCTGCGAAAAGCTGGAGCTGGCAATACTCAGCTTTTTGGATCAGGTGCGAAAAATGCATAGCAGTGAGCAGGCCCAAAAAGCAAATGTATACAAGAGACTTAGTGAAGTATTTGGACTGAGTGACGAGCAGATGCtcttaagttttataaatcgTAAAAT tataacaaatttaaagttttgggGACGTTCTGAACCGATTATTACCAAAACCCTGATGCTACTATCCGATCTCTCTGTGCACTTCAACTCCGTGCGTAAACTTGCACGGCTGGAGGAAGTTCAATTTATGCTTACACATCACACAAGCGAACATTTTCCATTCCTAGGAACCAATTCCACATTGAGTGAAATGAGATGCCGCACCATGTTTTACACATCCTTGGGGCGATTGTTAATGTTTGATTTGGGCGAAGATGAGGAAAGATTCTATAGTTTTTTGGAACCTCTAACAA ATCAATTCGAATCCCTTGGTTCTGTGCTAATGGACACGAATATATTTCCTAGTGATGAGGCTAAAAAGGCCACTATTGGCTTGGCTCGTGACCTTCGTGGCTTGGCTCTGCCGCTCAATGCTTGCATTCAATATACGATGCTCTTTGAATGGCT TTACTATGCGGACTATTTGCCCATACTTTTGCGTGCGATGGAACTATGGGCTCACGATCCTGCCGTCACAACACCAGTGCTGAAATTGTTTGCCGAGTTGGTACACTGCCGCACCCAAAGGCTGGCAGGCAATGTGTCGAGCCCAATGGGCATTCTGTTATTTCGTGAGGCTTCAAAACTTATCTGTATATACGGCAATCGTATTCTGCATCTGGATGTTCCGCGTGAACAATTATATCCAATGAGACTTAAAGGAATTGCCATATGCTtcttaatcttaaaaaattcTCTAGGCGGAAACTATGTTAATTGTGGTGTATTCAAACTGTACGGAGACAATACATTAGACAATGTTCTGAATATTATCGCAAAGTTAATTCTTTCTATACAGCAGAGCGATTTGCTG GAATACCCAAAACTATCATCGGCGTACTACAGTTTACTAAATTGTCTTTCGCAAGACCATGTTTCTTACTTGGCCGCTTTGGAGCCGGCTGCATTCGTTTACATATTGAAAAGTCTTACTAAAGGACTTGCAGCGTTAG ACTCGGCCATTTATATTAGCTGCTGCACAATTTTAGACAGTATTGTTTCTTACATCTTTAAACAGCTACAGATGAAAG TTTCCACatttccaaacaaaaagcttcGGAGCTTGAATCAAGAAAATGCGCAATTCTTAAAG GTTGTTGAAATTAACTCTGAATTGCTACAGAGTATGATGTCCTCGTTGTTGAACAACGTTTTGGCTGAGGATGGTCGAAATCAGTGGTCTATGTCACGCCCATTGCTGGTTCTTATTTTACTTTATGAGGACTACTATCG CTCTCTAAAGGACAGAATTATCTGTGCGCAACCAATTGAAAAACAACAGACGATGGCTCAGTGGTTTGACGAACTTATGGTGGGAATCGAGCGAAATGTGTCcagtaaaaacaaagaaaa ATTTACTCAAAATTTGTCAACATTTCGGCGTGATGTGGTTAGCTTACCAAAGTCAACTGGAAATTTAACAG TTCAAGGGTATTCTAGATTCGTGCAAA gtgatatataa
- the LOC128265327 gene encoding gamma-aminobutyric acid receptor subunit beta-like, with the protein MTCFTRVGVTCSLLFFLLGAQLQFIRCIRKDVLAGRLENVTQTISNILQGYDIRLRPNFGGEPLHVGMDLTIASFDAISEVNMDYTITMYLNQYWRDERLAFNIFGQYFDADESDDGINDVLTLSGDFAEKIWVPDTFFANDKNSFLHDVTERNKLVRLGGDGAVTYGMRFTTTLACMMDLHYYPLDSQNCTVEIESYGYTVSDVVMYWKPTPVRGVEDAELPQFTIIGYETNDRKERLATGVYQRLSLSFKLQRNIGYFVFQTYLPSILIVMLSWVSFWINHEATSARVALGITTVLTMTTISTGVRSSLPRISYVKAIDIYLVMCFVFVFAALLEYAAVNYTYWGKRAKKKIKKVKDCCPGKIGKSERSETCSTTEDIIELQDVRMSPIPSLRRGTYNATLDSIGTETMNLGKFPPSFRITRNYGTGHSQLRRRAQRGISTRPRMLHALKRGASAIKATIPKIKDVNIIDKYSRMIFPISFLAFNLGYWLFYILE; encoded by the exons ATGACATGTTTTACGCGCGTCGGAGTAACCTGTAGTCTACTGTTCTTCCTTCTGGGGGCCCAGCTACAATTCATTCG ATGTATTCGGAAAGATGTGCTTGCCGGCCGCCTTGAGAATGTTACGCAAACAATATCAAACATACTTCAGGGCTACGACATTCGTCTCAGGCCCAATTTTGGAGGAGAGCCTCTACATGTCGGCATGGATTTGACCATAGCCAGCTTTGACGCCATATCAGAAGTTAACATG GATTATACGATAACGATGTATTTAAATCAGTACTGGCGCGATGAGCGTTTGGCATTTAATATCTTTGGACAATATTTTGACGCCGATGAGAGTGACGATGGCATAAATGATGTTCTAACATTATCAGGAGACTTTGCTGAAAAGATCTGGGTACCAGACACGTTTTTCGCCAACGATAAAAACAG CTTTCTGCACGACGTTACCGAGAGAAATAAACTGGTGCGCCTCGGCGGCGATGGTGCTGTTACATATGGCATGCGGTTTACCACGACCCTCGCGTGTATGATGGACCTGCACTACTATCCATTAGACTCCCAGAATTGCACTGTGGAAATAGAGAGCT ATGGATATACGGTCAGTGATGTGGTCATGTACTGGAAACCGACGCCTGTTCGTGGTGTGGAGGATGCAGAGCTGCCCCAGTTCACCATCATTGGGTACGAGACCAACGATCGCAAGGAGCGACTGGCCACTGGGGTCTATCAGCGCCTCTCGCTGTCATTCAAACTGCAGCGGAACATCGGTTACTTTGTGTTCCAGACCTACCTGCCCAGCATTCTGATCGTGATGCTGTCGTGGGTCTCGTTTTGGATCAACCACGAGGCCACAAGTGCCCGCGTCGCCCTGGGCATCACCACGGTCCTCACCATGACCACAATTAGCACCGGTGTTCGCAGCTCACTGCCTCGTATATCGTATGTGAAGGCAATCGACATTTATCTGGTCATGTGCTTCGTCTTTGTGTTCGCAGCCCTTCTCGAATATGCCGCCGTTAACTATACGTACTGGGGCAAAAGagctaaaaagaaaataaagaaggTCAAGGATTGCTGTCCAGGGAAGATCG GAAAGAGTGAAAGATCAGAAACGTGTTCAACGACAGAGGACATTATCGAGCTGCAGGACGTTCGCATGAGTCCTATACCTTCTTTACGAAGAGGTACATATAACGCTACCCTCGACTCCATTGGTACCGAAACCATGAATTTGGGAAAGTTTCCGCCAAGTTTTCGAATAACTCGTAATTATGGCACCGGACACAGCCAGCTCAGGCGTCGGGCACAGAGGG GAATCTCCACCCGCCCACGCATGTTGCATGCACTCAAAAGGGGTGCCTCTGCCATCAAAGCCACTATACCGAAAATCAAGGATGTCAATATTATTGACAAATACTCCCGCATGATATTTCCGATCAGTTTCCTTGCGTTCAATCTTGGCTATTGGCTGTTTTATATTCTGgaatga